DNA from bacterium:
CAGCTGTTCCCGGGCCTCGGAACTCAGGCTTCGGTCCACGAACAGCACCACCGGAACATCTGGCCGGAGCTGGCGCAGTTCCTTTAATATCTGCAGGCCCTTGCGCCCGGCCAGTTCTGCCTCCATCATCAGCAGATCGGCGCCCTCCTGCTCCAGCAGCCCGGCGGCCTTGGAAGGCTTGTCGGCCAGCACCGCCTGATGCCCGTAGCGGGAAAGCACGTGAACCACCGTCAGGGCAAACAGCCGGTCCTCATCCACTATCAGAATCTTGGCCATAGCAGTCTATGTAAATGATTTTAAAGGTTGGGTTTTAATTCGTAGACCAGTTTGATCTCGGCCCGGTCCTCCATCTGGTACAATGAGCCTTCATCGCCCACCACCAGGCTGCCGGATACCGACCCGAATTTAAGGCTTTGGTTCTTCTCGTTCTCGCTTTTAATGGGGGTTTTAAGACCCACCCGGGTGATCTCAAAATCAGCCGCCGGAAAATGATAGTTGCCGTCGGGCAGCACCGCTCCGGCCATGCCGTAAGCCTCCCACAGGCTTTTCTCCCAGGCCTCGGGGCCGGAGATGTTCCCGGCCGCAAAATCCTTTTGGTAGGCCGGCTCGAACCTTTCGGAATTCAACAGCAGGTTGAAGCAGGCCGACTGGTCCAGCATCACCACCGAGCGCATGGGATCGCGGCCGGTGGCCAGCAGGCTGGCGTCGTTGACCAGGGTCCCGCACAGGTCCAGGTCCCCGGCGGCATTGAAGGCCAGCGAGACCTCCCGTCCCGGCTCGCCGGAGCAGATCCCCACCCCCAGCCGGAACAGGGCCTTGAACTCCGGCGGCAGCACTGCATAGTTGGTGCCCTGGTGCAGTATCTCCCGCTCCTTGGCCTCTTTGAACCACTCCCGGTAGTTGGAAAAGTTGTCCTGGATGAACCGCTCGGCGGTCTTCAGCATCTGGCAGGCGCAGTCGGCGGCCAGCCGGGAGGATTCGGCCGAAGGCTGCAGGGCCAGCTCGGCCCCGGCGGCGATGGAGTGGCGGATCCGGACCCCCTTGGCCCCGGCCATCTCCTTGTAGCATTTTTCGTAAAGCTCCGGACCGTTCTCGCCGAACCAGGCCAGGCCTCCGTCCCCGGTGTCCTTGATCAGCATCCCCCCGTGCTGCTTGATGACCTGGGCGATCAGGTACCCAAGTTTGTTCTTGATCTCCCTTTCCCGCTCGGCCTGGTTCAGTTTGGCGCTCATGAAACTGGAGCCCCGGATGTCGTACATCATCACCGCGATGTTCCGCCCGTAGCGTTTCAGCAGGCGGCTCCTCAGCTCCCGGGTGTGCTCGCCCATCATCTGGGGCGGGGAGCAGACCTTGCCCTGGGCGGCCATGATGCAGTGGCGGGAGGTGTTCTTCAATGATTCATTCAGGTACCGGACCTCGTCAAACAATTCCTGCTGCCGCATCAGGGGCGGATCTTTGGCCAGCAGGGGCGGCCACAGCTTGACCAGCTGCGATACCCGGCGGCAGAAGACCAGGGGCTCGGCCGTTTCTTTGATGAATCTCCGGTAACCGGTGATGATCCTTTCCACATGGTACAGACGGCCGCCGCCCTTCTCCTCCACCAGGCCCTCCAGGGCCTTCAGGTCGCTTTGGGCCTCCTCCAGCTCCTGCTTGATCTTTTGATACTGGGGATCTTTGGGGTTGCGCTTTTGAAAATCCCTTTCCAGAGGGCCGGCCCGGCCCTGGGCCAGATCCACCGCCTGGCGGAACAGCTCCATCAGTTCCTGGGAATGCTTCTGGGCCCACTCCTCCCAT
Protein-coding regions in this window:
- a CDS encoding response regulator; this translates as MAKILIVDEDRLFALTVVHVLSRYGHQAVLADKPSKAAGLLEQEGADLLMMEAELAGRKGLQILKELRQLRPDVPVVLFVDRSLSSEAREQLKKGVFDYINKPFGHEELLVTVERGLERRRLVLSNKQLLSDLEQRVRELSTFNAVARTLNSTLKLKEVLDIVMSKIKDLIKAEA